acagaatatttttgcattttatacgTTAACAtgggagattaaaaaaaacttttctaagACCTACATATTACATCTCCCACAGGAATCAGGAAGTGGAAGGGAAATACAGTAGAGGACCATCTTTACCACTCTCAGTGAGTGTCTTCTTGTTTATCACACACAGGAAGAGGGATTAATGAGGAAGAGTTGACATGACAAAAATAGAGTGCTTAGCATTGGTTTAATTTGTTACCTAGACTGCACCTTTGAAGTTAGAAGGTTTATTAAAAATCCTTCTTGAAAGTAAAACGTTTTACACACAACAGAAGTATAatacatatttcatattaatGATCTAGTAACTAGTGAACTGCCCCTTAACTATGTttccaaaatataattttcaattGTATGCTTTACAAATACCTGGAACCGCAGTCTAGCTTATCAGAAAGTATAACAAAtacatgcaattaaaaaaaataatctcgAGAGAACCATTTTATTACAGTATAGAATGCTATTCCCATCacaaaatggacaaaaattccaaatgaaactgaaaaccaaGAACCCCTATAATGTAAAGGCAATCAATGAAcatatttatgttaaaaaaagtGAGATGCTGTacatttaaagttttattgATGGGAATGGAAATATAACCATAGCACATCACAAAAACAGTTTGTAACATTTCATTACGAACAGTTCCTTAAAAACATCTGCAATCATTTGTAACAGCTGCACTTAATATTTGAATCCTTGTAACTTCAATCAAAATATTCTTCTAGTAGCCTATTGCAgatggttattaaaaaaaactatgttacaatttacagtaaaaaaatccagaaataccTACTGTTTGCAGGTGCCcaattttaagtatttcataCAGCTTTATTTCAGATGATTATTATATAAGTGATGATTATTCTTCCTTGGGAATATAAATTTTACCACTTGTTCAAAAGTTGTCTTCCCCCAAAAAACATAGGGGCACTTCCTGATGGCTAATTATCACCTATAACTAAAATGAATGCAGATGCTtattatttacacatttttggttttaaatatgCTCTTCAGTCACGAGATTCAATTTAATTTATGGATGTGCATACCTGAGGTACTATGTAatctaatgcatttttcctggaagtgatactaaaaggaaacaaatcaaCACAGAATATTTAACTGAACTGTCTGTGTTCTTCaagtctttcttcctttccaagaTCTCGTACACCTACTAACAAAGCTTGTAAGTGAGAACACCatacatcttttatttatctCTCATGTCTTCATTGCTTGGATCTGATCTGTTAATAAAAAGAGACAGCTAGTATTAAATACAAGTAAGATGAATTATTGTcttatttcactttttgaaaACATAGCCCAGTATGTCCAGGTTATGGAACTACATCAATAGATACTTTGGTGTAGTTAAAATAGTGGGGCACAATCCAGTTTTGAGTTGTTTTCAATTTGTTCTCACATCCACTTCTGAAATTCCTTCACAGCCAAGTAGTTTTCCTCAAATATAGCTAATTAAACATGAAGAACCTTCTACATAATTTTTATCCTTTACAAGCTTAAGGTAAAGGATGAGAACAAGGTCTGAGAATTGTGAAGCACACATTTCAATTCCTTGCGCGCATTTTGGCTTCCACATAACTAAACTAGAATTAACTCCCCAAAAGCAATGAACACCAAAAGgatttaaagtttgtttttgcATAATTCACATGGAAACATCCTTGCTCTCAGTAACCACACTTCTCCATACTGAGAGCCTGATTGCCACTTCTAAATTCACTTCAAAGTTTTTCTTAGTTAGCATAAATATACTACATCCCCATTACAATATGGGGAAGTCAgcacaatttaattaaaagcagtagTAAGGAATGAGAGCTGTGTTTAGCCCGACATGAGACAGGTTAGTTTTACCCTACTGATGATATGGTGTTGCAATAGAAACCCACGTTACAAAATGTGGAAATAAGCAATCTCAGCgcttgctgaggaaaaaaaggcaaaacctgATCCCTCCTGAAACCAGGGAAGCTATGAGTCTGCAAAAGACCTACAATGGATCTGCAAAAAGTAGCTATGAAAAGTATGGGTGTTGACAAAAAAACCTACATATTCATTAACCAGGTGTCTGTTCCTCCACTTAAGTTTATGACACTTGTGATTTAGAGACTAATATAACagttcttccattttttctcctccagtgcTCTAGCAATGGGCAGGAGAATcatagcagaaaatgaaatgaaatcttcaTCCACTGAAAGTGTAACTGCCAAACCGCACATGCTTAGGTGACAATCCAGTTTAAACCTAACCCCACTTAAGCTTTTAGGGTGCGCTGAGATGGGAGTTAACAGGAATTCTTTTAGGTAAAACCCATCTGTGAAGAATTTCAACTcagaaaattaagaattttaaCTACCCATGAGAGTAAATAGCTATAAAGAGCTATACGAGTGACAGCAGAAGCACTTAATTGCAGAGATTAAAAATCTATGTATACAacttaaatatttcatcagaaaatattcagactAGCATTTGAGAACCTCTTTAAGTAGCTTGAAGCTATGTACAAAATCATCAACTCCAACTTTGGACTGAAATTTAGAAGTTTTAAGTGGAGACCCTGGAAATCACAGGAAGATATTACAGAATCAGAACtatgctgttgtggtttagcccggctggcagccaaacaccacacagccgttcgctcaccctcccccctccctctccgggatgggggagagaaacgggaaagtgaagcctgtgagttgagataaggacagtttattaagacagggaaaataataacaataacaataataataataataataataatagtaataatgtgtacaaagtgatgcacaatgcaattgctcaccacccgttgaccgatgcccagcctatccccgagcagccggccccccccaccccggctagccacccctatatattgttcagcatgacgtcagatggtatggaatacccctttggccagtttgggtcagctgtcctgggtctgtcccctcccagctcctgctgcacccccagcctgctcgctagcaggacagtgcgagaagctgaaaagtccttggcttggtgtaagcattgctctacaacaattaaaacatcggcatgttatcagcgctcttctcatcctaatccaaaacatagcaccctgccagctactaggaggaaaattaactctgtcctacctgaaaccaggacatatgCCTAAAATTAGGAAAGAGTATTATATTTGGAATCTACTCTCTGTAATGAAATACAGCAGTGAAGGAAGCTCAGTAGTAAGGTGCTGCTTCTCCACTACAGAGCTCTTTTACATGGTGGAGGATGCATTAGTTTCTCTGTAAAACAGTCTCTTTGTAAAGACCATTTTTAGTTAGTATACCTTCATCTGAAAACACGaccaaatgtttttgtattctgTAACAATGTAGAAAAACCAACCATCTCCTTCTAATTAACAGAAAGGATTCTAAGTAGAAAGGACAGTCTGGTACCCATGGACATGAGGAGGTAATGTTAATCAGGTAGAATGTCTGATGCTACTTAGCTACACCTTTGAAAGAAATTTGGTGGCACTAACTCTGGGACATTGCTGACATCTAGTGGCTACCACAGCACAGAACACGTCAATCTAAAGTCATCTTGCACAGCATTTTGTTCTCAGACTCACATTATTCTCCACTAATACACTCAGAACGTAAGCAATGTACATTAGATTGAGGGCGCTAAAATTAGAACAATACCACACTTCACTATTCTAAACATTTAGCAGTACACGGGAGGACCATAGAGACCCAATCCTTACCAATACACAACATAAGGAAATAACACAGCAACCACACAAAGTTTGCAATTAAAGAATGCGTATGCAATACATCCTATAAGCCAGATGTGTTATTTTCTATGGGTTACAAGTGTCTGCATATGCTAGGATCCTTACAAcgtaagctgtttttttttggctctaCGTCAAAAGAATCAAAATCGGTATATTTGTTTATCTTTCTAGCCTGCTTATTCACCATTTCCAAATACTTAACAACAAGATATGGAAAACTGGGACAGGCCAGTAAGAACAAATTAAAGAACAAACTGAGCTACCACTATACAAATTAAAGTTCAGGAGCACCatgtattattattgtttaaaagaaagttttgcacTGTTTCAAGAGTATGCATTAACATTTCATAGTACACACTTTTGACACAGAACTAACATGATCTTTGTGTGCacattaaggagaaaaatgaaaggtaaGCATGAGACAGAGCATCAGTACTCACTGTGTGATTTGATCTGACAGCAGAaatggacagaaagaaaaaggaaataaaaaaccttacaaaatgaaaagagtttAACAGAATGAGAATAGAGCAAGAGAATTACACATTGCATACCTTGGAGCCAATCCACACCATCCTGTAAACCTTCTCCTTTAAGAGCATCACtggcactgaaagaaaagtcaaattATGAAGACATTGTAATAATAACAGTTTCAATGGACTCGTCACTATACCTGTAATTTACAGAACTGCAAAGTAGCATGCACAATTAAGTTTTCTTCACCTGAAGAAGACTGCTTCTCAAAGGATTAATTCTACAATACCTTCCCAATATGAGAACATTTCAAGATGTGCTTTTAGTTTTAAGTAACTACTACAGTTCTGAGACAGGGGAATCATTCCTAGAACATGAGGGGCTCTTGAAGACCTCCCACATGAGGCAGCTGTATTGTTCTGCTGCAGATACACTTTAGTAACACCCTCTGCAAATGCTGTAAAACCTGTGTTTACTGTCTACAACAAGACCAAAGAAATAGcaccttccttcctcccacacaGTTCCTATACAAAGCAAAGGTGTTGGAGTACTGGAGGAAACAAGTACTGTGCATACACACTTCTTGTAACAGCCACCCTAGGGCTGTCTATGTTAGGCCACAATGAGAACAGTGTGAATTTACCCTTTGAATCACAGGGGTACAACTGTTTAAGGCCCCTCATTCTTCAGCTTATGAAAATTAACACAGCAGTGATTCTGCACTACTTTGTGGTTATCTATAAAGTTATTTCTCAAGGAGCTTGGGAATTCATCAGTGCAAAGCAACAATCCCAAAATAACACCCAGGTAATCAAGTTAATTATTAAAGGGCCTACAAtgaaaattttagttttcagcAGCACTTAGCTGCTGATATCAATTTTAGTTTACAATATATGAACTTTTGTAAGCTAAAAATATAACTTCTGTAAAGTACTTCTGAGCGCAAAGGGTTTTTTCCCCTGTCAACACAGACACAATCCTTTTATTTATAGGAAAGCTTTACATCCTTCAGAAAGGAAGTACAATAGttcttaaaactaaaaaaaaccctcagacATTATGTGGTGCAATACTGTCTCTCTGAATTCCCACAGGAACAGCTTACTAAGGGATCTTTTAACAGCAGCACCTggagactgaaagaaaacaactctAAAGGCTTCACTGTTGATATTATTTATCCTGCAAGACAATCCAGCAGCAACACGGATGGCAATTCCACACAATTTCCCAGCAAAAATAGGCGCAGCTACTCTTCTGATAAGAACGCTGCTTTTCAATTTCACTGAAGTTCTCTATTTCATTATTCGGGTAACAGTTCTCTCGTGAAAGTTTTCTACTTACAGTCTACATGAATGCACTGTATTGTGcctataaaatgtatttcatagcAAGTATTGTAATGTTTCCACTCATTCCACATATGGCAGAACAGCATTTTATCTGGTAGATTTAGTTTGAATTATATAATACTGAGTGGTATGATAGAGCTAAAATATGAATACAAATTGTCACCaataaaagagtaaaaataaaaggaaagtttACCAGATATGCCAGGGTTTGTCTTTGATGTTTTCTAATGACAATAATTGAGATACTTTCACAGATGATATCGCATCCCTGAGGTCCATCTTGTTAGCAAAGAACAGAATAGGCAGTCGACGGTGCTTAATATCTAGGCACAGGCAGAAATAGAAGAACCATGACAATATGCAACACAATCTCTGCAAGCAACAAACTACAAACAATACAAGAAGGTATTCTGCTCACCTGTAACTGCAATTCTTTGAAGGTTGTATCCTACCAAGATGCACACTGTTGGGTCACATGGCCTCTGATGCATGCTTCAAGAAAGCTCAAACTTTCTGGTAGGCTTTGGGATCTCACCCTACCttacacatatatttaaagCTGTAGGTAGGAGTTGTTGGCGAAGCTGAGGAACAGGAGCTCAAGCAATTTCCTACAAATACTATGTGCACCTCTGTTTAGTGAAGATTGGATGTGTAAAgtgaacagaaaaattatttgcattccTTCATATCCTCCCAAAAGTAGATGCATATGAGTAGTCTGCACTATCCTTTAGCATCCTGGAGGACATCCATGACTTTCTTTAAAGatcataaaataagaaaagatgcAGATGTCAGGACATCCCTCAACTGACCTTCACTTGAACAAAGACTTCTCTACCAGAAGCTCTTCGCAGTTAGTAGTGGGAACCACAGTCCCAACCAAGGACCCTGATACACTGCTAGTTTCTGGTGTATTTACACATGCAACAGCCTCTCTGATTACCATGAAAGGCTAAAGAGTCATTGCAAGGAAACAAAGCATACATCTGCCAGGCTGAAGAGAATAAAGCTGGCAAGAAAAATTACTAGTATCAGTGCCAACTACAGAAATTGTTCCACATTATTCAAAAAGATTAATTCTGGGATTTGTGAAAAATTTGGATTTGAATCAACCCATCAATTTTTCGTAGGAAAAGATCTGTAAAGAAACTGTGATGAAAATTTCCATAGAGGCACTTCTTAGAATAGTAAAGAGAAGAGGTTGTTTCCCATAGGAAACAAGCTAAGGATTTATTTAGAACCTCCAAACATAAGCCAGCTGACCCTGCTGGGAAGGGTGGCAGAACccccttaaaaaaacaactctccTAATGCTGAAATGAATTGAACTTCTTCATTATGCTCTTTTCAAACCTTTTACTGAACCCTCCCACAAATCCAGTGGAGATACTACTACTACAACCATACTCAGAGATCATGAGTGCTCAACaaaatgctgatgttttcaCAGTTGTTTACCCTATCTGGAACTACTTTTTCCTCTGACATCCTCTAATGTGAATCAAAAGGCCTTAAAatagaagcacagaaagaatataattaaatttctgttctgattcCACAGTTGAATAGCTCTTGTGTCTCCCAACTGATACTTTTACACTAACCTAAAGTACAGTTAAATGAACTCTCGCACCCACAGGTTGCAGTTTACAGATATATTAGAACCACAGAAGTTTGTTAACATCACATATGCAGATAGCCAAATTTACCAAGGAATTCTCActgtagtttctttttttgtttgtttgttaagcACTTGAAAACAGGTACAACCTACCCACATATACTCATAAATACACACTTAAAGATGTTTGCTAAATAAACTgataaacagacattttttcctaccttaTTATTTCCTACCATGCTATACCCTATTCTTCctaacacattaaaaaaagacagacactAGAGACATGCGATGTGTAATTTTatacaaagcatttcaaatgtacagaaatttcattttattttagaagcatGTGCTGGAGGTCAAGTGACCCAAGAGTCAATGTCTGACTAGGTAATCTAATGACTGTGATCTTGCAAAATGCTGAAGTAATAACATAACAGTGATCATTAAACAAGCTGTTATTTGTAGAGTGCACAGTCCACTATCACAAGTAGTAGTTTTGATCTTCAAAACAATCCAGCTAGCACAACTTCTACCACCATTAATGCTTCACATTTCACATTCCCTTTCACCTGACCACTTCAGGTAAAGCCTGTTTTACTGAAGGGTTGCTAAGATTTTCAGGGACAGGAATCTATTCAAGGTTATTACCCAGCGTCCATTTAAAGTGTAAGCATGTACatttaaaccacaacaggggGTTCACAGAGGCAGAAGCACAGAAGGGGAGTAACTAGGGCATGTAAAAGAAGGGTAGAACAAcagtaatgcaaataaaaatattgctgtagtAAAACAGCTATAGATTGATTCAATTAATAGTTACTTTTATCAAACATTATTCTCTTTGGTCCTCTTGGATTAAGACCTATCAAAATCCCAAAGGATAGGAACGCTATGGCTGCATTTTACCTGAGCTGCCCCAAGGCAAAAATACAGTAGTGCCCTTCCTTGGTGCTAGGGAATACACCAGGTGGACACAGCCACGATCTTTGAGAATCAAAAAACATAAGCGTATCAAAAGCTGAAGAGTGCTGACCTACTAGATCAGTGTTAGTAACCTGTTAATACTTAAATACGATACCCAAAGTTGCAAATCCTCAGCCTTAACACTTTTTACTCTTTTGTGTTATAATAAAGCAGTACATACTACAGTTGTGTCTACCTCCTATCCTTAGTCTTATGTGGTTTCCCTTTTATCAACAGAATCACCTTTTTACCAGTTTGGTTAATACCTGCTTTGTTAGAGTTCCCTGACCCTTATGTAATCCACCTGCAGCCCTTGGttcacctcctccctccccttgaACTTTGCGAGCTTGTCCTTTCAGTGTCCTGCACTTGAAGTGGCCCGTTCCTCTGAACATAAAATGAAGAGGACCCAGTCAGCTCACATATGCTCAGCTACAGCATCCTTGCTGATGAGCTCATGTATTACATGCAGCCTGCATGGAAAAGGAAACCACAGCAATATGATCGGCTCCTATCTCACAATACTATCCTTGGttagaaatacagaagtatttctcttttctcacatctAGTACTGTAACCCCACAAGTTAAAGCTCTACCAgcttaataaatacaaaattgcAGTAGGATTTCACTTTAAATTTCCTGCATGTAGTTTTACACTCTGGCTACTCACAACAATACTACAGTGCTGAAAGTCAATCAAAATTGCATATTGCTTACAAATACATAATTTGATTCCAATAGTGTTGGCCATATGGAAAGGCAAAGAAGGGAAGAGTTGATTGATCTCAAACTTATCCAAGAGAATACAGccccatagaaaaaaaataagtaagagCCCCTAAAACTAAATGCCTCACCATGAATCTTCTTATATTCTGTCCTGCCCCACATATCCTTTTATAGGCAATTGAAACTGACTGGTATAACTACCCTGGTATCCTTATTTTTAGCTATcttgcaataataataataaaaaaaaagaccatgaagataaaaaaatgaaaatttacatTAAAGGAACTagtcttcacagaaaaatttagACAAGGGAATTTTGTGTATGTTAGTCACTGTATACAGGCTCTCCAGCTTCCAAAAGGTCAAGATCTATTCTTCAAACTAGCACAACTTTTGTTCTATGTTGATTAAGAATGAAGTCCAAGAAGAAGCAATCCAACGCAATGTAGCCAGCTGACAAATGATCAGTTCGTAAGTCAGAACAGGTACATAAAAAACCCTTATCCAGGGCTATTATTCTAGTATTCATGAAtgtctaaaatatttataaaatactcAGAATGCAGAATGTGTCAGGTAAGAAGATTTTTTCTTACAACAACATAACAAATATGgagacagaaggggaaaaaagcctccTCACCTGGATGATTCAGAAGGGTGTCAAGTTCTTCTTTGGCCACAACCATTCTTAATTTGTCACTGCTATCAATGACAAAATAATGGCTTGGCCTTCTCTGCATAAcataaaaagagcaaagaggCAAATTATAGGTTCTCTTAAACTGTGATTAAGAAAAGGCTTTAgaagaaacaccaaaaaaaataaaaaaaatcaaacaaacctGTGTTTTCCTCTAATTTCTGCTATTTGCCATTAAGATTTGAATCCAGCCCTATTTCTGAAATTCAACCTTTTGACAACCTGCATACATTTTTTGAGACGTGAGATTGTTAGCTGCATGACTCTTACAAGATTCAGTCTATACAACAGACTCTTCAGAAATCTTGATTTCACCACCGAGACTGAAAAATGAACTCTGAAAACGTAACCGACTGCTATGCTGACAGTGTGCTCACAAAGTAAACCTGTAGAGAGCTTTCTGTAAAAGTCCTTTATTTCCTACactaaaacaattttatttagaatttttctttttaaactgaacttgatttatttctaaagaaaaactgcGTGTCTACAGCTGTAGAAACAACCAGGCACATGCAGACTAACTTTCACAAAAGTCTGcataaatagttttgtttttcttttaacaacaGGTAAAAATTTTCTACTATTTCAAATCATCAAAAGACATTTTGCCGGCAAAATGACCACAgacaaaatgtatatatatgccCATGAACTCCTGATTTCagcatattatttatatttcatgtttcatttattgaaagttatttgaaagcaaaataaagtccGATCGATTCAGAAGAACAGCTATAGGAGACCCACAAAAAGTATTCTTAATTTACCTGTTAATGTAATAGTTATTTGtcctttgttttacatttctctgAGAGACAATTAGAGGTACTTCTTCACCCCCCCAACCCTACCCCTCAGTACTATCTTTGtcccagacaaaaaaaacaccaacaaaacgaaacaaacaaacacaaaaaccagTCCCTACcgataaaaagaaatatcttgaCCAGTCTAAGACTGCAGGAGAATGTCCATTATTTTGAGGAATACGGCAGAACTtgaatagtaaataaaaaaatactttgtttcagCTAATATTCAAAACTTTGAGTGTACAACATTTATCTATGGGAAACAGAGTCCTAGTGTGTATTTACCAACACAAAATAACTTCACAAACAGGTAGCACAACAtaaatttacaaataataaatacactTGGTCCTTTGAGGACAACCTAGAAGATAGGTTCAAGGCAAATAAAAGAGCAATCTTTAAGCACTTTGAGGCAACTACTTCAACGCAGACATTTGATCAGAATTGACTGGCATTTTGCTGTTcttataaaattaaatctagCTTAACTTTATAAACTAAACAGtacataattattttctattatttttagcagaagTTGATCTTCAGTATTTGACTACTGCACTGGATCAGGAACAGAAGTGGATACAAGTGTACATTTCACTGTCAGCATTAACTAAGAAACTCCCTTCCCGTTAACACTAACAAAAGCAGTTTATGCCACATAAGGAGTAATTTACTGCATTAAAATACATCAGtcagaaaaatcatttgcttATGAAACACTCAGCTAGCATTTTGAGAGCAGCCTAGGGGCATCAGCCATTGAAATCCAAAAGTTTTGGGAAACAGACATCTAACACTCTTGAAAGTAATGCCCACACAAGTCTTCAAATTGTTAACACAATTTTGACatgaaaagaagatgaagtGTTAATCCTCAATTAAAGAATCCTTTCAAGTCTATCACATTTAAtattaatcaaatatttaaatttattataatCTCCAGAATGGGGAACACAAGCTGTTTCTGTGTGATATAATAATGTTCACCTTCTGTTGATCAGCAGCAGGTATTACAGAATGCCagtgaaacaacagaaataaagcttcAAGTTTCATCAGAAGCTAGAAAAATAGACAATAGTTTCTATTACCAGTAAGTCAATATTTGGAGCAgtgcatccagctctggggcccctaGTACAAGTGATGTGGACCTACTAGAGCAGGTCCAGGGGGTGTCCACAAAAATGCTCGGAGGGCTAAAGCACCTCtttctgtgaagacaggctggggTTTAGCCTAGAGAAGGTTTTTGGAAACCttagagcagccttccagtattTAAAGGGGGTCTACGGGCAAGGTGAGTAGATACTTTATACCAGGgtgtgtagtgataggacaaggggtaactGCTTTAAACTAGAATACTAGTTAAACTAGATTTAGATTagctataaggaagaaattcttcactcagagaaggagtgaggccctggcacaggctgcccacagaagctgtggatgccccatccctggaggcgttcaaggctggatggggctttgggcaatctggtctggtgggaggtgtccctgcccatggcaggagggttgtAACTGAGCGGATCTTTAAGGAGCCTTCCtatccaaaccattctgtgattctatgaataccataatattttaaaatacagtaaacatCCTACTTCATAAGTAACATTTAAGAATACTTGATCAAATTCTTAGTTTACATGTGCCACCTCATCCTCTGAGGCTCctcacatattaaaaaaaaaaaaaaagcaaaccctcAGCCACCAGCCAATATCTTTTGGCTTTTACAGTCTCTTACtcacagaggaacagaaaagtaAGAGACCTAATTTATCTTGGTGCTTTCTTATaggattgtttttttgtttttgtttttagaatttAAAACTCATCTCTAGCACACTCCCCCAATCTTTGAGATAAGATGTCCCCAAAAAGTATGATAATTAACAGCATATCAATTCTTCTTAAAGTAGTTGTACTTATTCAGACCAAACTCCTGTCGAACACCAGGCACGATTCTTTAACTCATTTCTAAGCGCTAGGTATTATTAGACTTCCATCTGTACAGTGTACATGCCAGCTAATATGAacagcaaatgctttaaaacaaataataggCTTACTTGTAGTAATGTTCCAGAGATTTCTGTATCTGCCTTGGCCTGACATATCAAACACTGTGAAAGAcaaactgtaaagaaaagaaaatcagacacaaagaacaaaaccaaaaccaaactaTTTACTTTGCTACCCCGACAGAAAGAGCCAGATCAACTTGAATCCCAATTATCTGTAAAAGATTCCAAAAGGAACTTTGGCTGCTGTATCTGCCTTCAAACTATCCTACCCAGCTTTGTGGTCTTATCATAGAAATacttcacaacagaaaaaaatgtttgttctcTGCAAAAAGAACTATATCAATTACAAAAAGTTGTACTGAATATAAAATAAGCTCCCATTCAGCCTCTCTTTTGATCACATTATCATTGAATGTTGTTTACAACGCTGAGTATATAAAATTTGGAAGAGCCATGACTTAAAATGCACACCCTGTCTTAAATTCTGTTCTTAGACAGGCATCAACAGCATCAAAAAGATTCTGTAGGcagaaatagctttaaaaaaacaacaactaaaacaaacaaacaaaaaaaccacacaccacTCTCCCTTCAGAGAAGCATCACATTCTGGCAATAACAGGTTTCTGCAGGTGACCAAGCTACAACGGACAGTCTCTGCAACTTTGAGATTTCACACAAATGCTAAACACAAGGTCAACTTCCAGAACATGAC
This is a stretch of genomic DNA from Cygnus atratus isolate AKBS03 ecotype Queensland, Australia chromosome 1, CAtr_DNAZoo_HiC_assembly, whole genome shotgun sequence. It encodes these proteins:
- the ARL6 gene encoding LOW QUALITY PROTEIN: ADP-ribosylation factor-like protein 6 (The sequence of the model RefSeq protein was modified relative to this genomic sequence to represent the inferred CDS: inserted 2 bases in 2 codons); this translates as MGLFDKLAGWLGLKKKEVHVLCLGLDNSGKTTIINKLKPSNAQTQDIVPTIGFSIEKFKTSSLSFTVFDMSGQGRYRNLWXHYYKEGQAIXFVIDSSDKLRMVVAKEELDTLLNHPDIKHRRLPILFFANKMDLRDAISSVKVSQLLSLENIKDKPWHICASDALKGEGLQDGVDWLQDQIQAMKT